Proteins encoded by one window of Burkholderia plantarii:
- a CDS encoding Fur family transcriptional regulator — translation MASTSSLDARLARADAFAAEHGLTWTPLRRQVYEKVLAAQKPIGAYDLIAELTPERGRMPPTTVYRALDFLVEHGFIHRIESRNAFFACCEIGPPHQGQFLICESCGDTVEIPGADLARQLSASESAHGFEMHRQVVELTGLCGECKTHPKGAPNA, via the coding sequence ATGGCCTCGACCTCGTCCCTGGATGCCCGCCTCGCCCGCGCCGACGCGTTCGCCGCCGAGCACGGCCTGACCTGGACGCCGCTGCGGCGGCAGGTCTACGAAAAGGTGCTGGCCGCGCAGAAGCCGATCGGCGCCTACGACCTGATCGCCGAACTCACGCCCGAACGCGGCCGCATGCCGCCCACCACCGTCTATCGCGCGCTCGATTTCCTCGTCGAGCACGGCTTCATCCACCGCATCGAGTCGCGCAACGCGTTCTTCGCCTGCTGCGAGATCGGCCCGCCCCACCAGGGGCAGTTCCTGATCTGCGAATCGTGCGGCGACACGGTCGAAATCCCCGGCGCCGATCTCGCGCGCCAGCTCTCCGCCAGCGAATCCGCCCACGGCTTCGAGATGCATCGTCAGGTGGTCGAACTGACGGGCCTCTGCGGCGAATGCAAAACCCACCCCAAGGGCGCGCCGAACGCGTGA
- a CDS encoding metal ABC transporter solute-binding protein, Zn/Mn family, giving the protein MTFAATSRAPLRARSPRAPRNRLARWLAAGCAALALAAPALAQAAKLQVVAAENFYGDVVRQIGGANVAVSSILSNPDQDPHLFEASPKTARELQHANLVVYNGADYDPWMAKLLAASNNAARKTIVVADLVGKKPGDNPHLWYDPATMPAAARAIAAALTAADPAHQADYEKNLASFVASLKPIDAKVAALRAQYQGVPVTATEPVFGYMSDAIGLTMRNLSFQLATMNDTEASASDIAAFEKDLRTRQVRALIYNSQAEEPMTRRMLKIAKDASVPTVSVTETEPAGKTFQQWMLAQLDALGAALGHH; this is encoded by the coding sequence ATGACTTTCGCCGCCACGTCGCGCGCGCCGCTGCGCGCCCGCTCCCCCCGTGCCCCCCGCAACCGCCTGGCCCGCTGGCTCGCCGCCGGCTGCGCCGCGCTCGCGCTCGCCGCGCCGGCGCTCGCGCAGGCCGCGAAGCTGCAGGTGGTGGCCGCCGAGAATTTCTACGGCGACGTGGTCCGGCAGATAGGCGGCGCCAACGTGGCGGTGTCGAGCATCCTCAGCAATCCGGACCAGGATCCGCACCTGTTCGAGGCGAGCCCGAAGACGGCGCGCGAGCTGCAGCACGCGAACCTGGTGGTCTACAACGGCGCCGACTACGATCCGTGGATGGCCAAGCTGCTGGCCGCGTCGAACAACGCCGCGCGCAAGACCATCGTGGTGGCCGACCTGGTCGGCAAAAAGCCCGGCGACAACCCGCACCTCTGGTACGATCCGGCCACGATGCCGGCCGCCGCGCGCGCCATCGCCGCCGCCCTCACGGCGGCCGATCCCGCGCACCAGGCCGACTACGAGAAGAACCTCGCGAGCTTCGTCGCCTCGCTCAAGCCGATCGACGCGAAGGTCGCCGCGCTGCGCGCGCAGTACCAAGGCGTGCCGGTGACGGCCACCGAGCCGGTGTTCGGCTACATGTCGGACGCGATCGGCCTGACGATGCGCAACCTGAGCTTCCAGCTCGCGACCATGAACGACACCGAGGCGAGCGCGAGCGACATCGCGGCGTTCGAGAAAGACCTCCGCACGCGCCAGGTGCGCGCGCTGATCTACAACAGCCAGGCCGAGGAGCCGATGACCAGGCGCATGCTCAAGATCGCGAAGGACGCGTCCGTGCCGACCGTCAGCGTCACCGAGACCGAACCGGCCGGCAAGACCTTCCAGCAGTGGATGCTCGCGCAGCTCGA